In Drosophila busckii strain San Diego stock center, stock number 13000-0081.31 chromosome 3R, ASM1175060v1, whole genome shotgun sequence, the sequence AAACTCTGGATATCTATTGCTGTCTGTTTCAAACAATTCCAGTTCCAGACGCACTGTTTTTGTGTCCGCCGGTTTGCCgcctttgttgctgttctgcAGTGGATCAGTCTCCATAATGTCACCAAATCTGGTGAAGCTTGACGGCATAGCACCAAATCCAGCATCATTGTTACTAATGCTGCTGCGTTGAGTGCTGATTGTGGTAAAGGGCACACGTCTGTGCTCGCCCGGCTTGGAcattgccgctgccgctcAATTGTGAGGCCGCGAGTTCGCAAAATAACGCGAATTGtaacacaaaaaagaaaactaacaCAACGTAACTGTTAATGCCAaacgttttttaatttagtctTCCCGCCCTTTTGCACAAGCGGCACGCCGCGTGCTTTGTAtgtcaaacaaaaacaacgaggcgacaacaccaacaacaacaagtagaaCAACCACAAAGACAAATGCTAACACCAGCCCCCACCTCCAACTCCTGATGGCTGTGAGCGCGACGTCTGTTTTGTGCACGTATACCACTGATTCCCTGCTAATAGCTCATGGCCTGTttcactttttcttttttgttaattgtgcagcgatataaacaaaaacaaatgctacaTTAGTTACTATATATTGCTTGTCGTACGTTTCAGTCTTTAAGCTAAGGCCAGGcagccataaaatatttgtcacTCTTTTCTTAGCTGCAGTTTGtcgaaaattaatttgtaatttatttttttttcgtccAGCCGGCgcaaacaacacaaaacacTTTATTGCAAAACACAATATAACTTAATCACTTGTTTGTACCGTTGCTTTAAAACATATCTTGTTAACGTTTGCACTTTAcgtattttacatattttcgtttgtttttgcatGCGTTTCTTAAACTAATCTTGTGCCGTTTGCAACGCTAAACGCCGACCCGAGACCCCGCAATTAATAAACAGCTTACGCGTTTTGCAGCACTGCTGCACTCAAGAGCTGTTACTCTCAAACTCAAGAAAGCCTGCTCTCAAACTGTAGAGGGCTACAGCAGTTTCAAAATTGTTAagtaatattgtttataataagtCTTATACTtgtgttatataaatatattgaatgaATTGTATATGCttacttacttacttactATTAAGCAACAGTTGACTAAAAAAGAAGTGCgcataagcaaaaattaaataataaatcaagttAACTTCTTACCTGCTTACTTTTATAGATTACATAAACGGACAAGCTTAAGCTAGAAAtccttaaaataaatatatgtcattataaaaaataataaaccatGTAAATAATATCTTACCTGCCTTttttgcataagcaaataatGTAGTTTGCCGACAGCTGCAAGATTTCTTACGTGCTTACTTGTAAAGCTAAGAAATACAGATACGAAATAAAAGAGTTGCTTTGATAGAAACGATCAAGCAAGCTTAAGCTAAGACTTGTAAGTTTTCGATAGtcttttaagtaaaataacaaattataagcttagtaaatatatagtaaTACTTTTAGCTAATTCATAGCGTTCGCTTTGGCGACATCTCTATTACagctattttcattttgttttgactaCATTCCCGCACATTACACAACACTGGTATCCAAAAACAGCTGAAAGAAAGTGAATATAGTGAGAGCTTTCAGTTGTATTTGTGTGCCTCCGCTTTGTTGTGcggcagtttttttttattgacgTGCATTGTGGTTTGGAGCTCGCAGCTAGTGCGTCAAGTGagtgtttataattatattaaattgaactgTTTTTGTCGAAGCATAATTGTACATATGTGTAGGTGTGTCAActttacaaaaaaaagtttgcatgCCAAACGAAAATGCAAGGCAGCGATTAGTGAAAATTGAGGactgttgtgttgtgttgttgcttatcAGAAAATGgtgtgcaataaataaatgttaacacTATTGTGAGTGCgagaatgtgtgtgtatgtgtgtaagcaTACAAGTGTtttaatgtatgtgtgttataAATGCTTATGCTTGCAGCTACAACTACCCCATTGTTAATATTAAGATTGCATTGACCGCCCTATAAAGAGCAACgtccgctgctgcttctgactgactgactggctacAACAAAGGCAGGCACTTTAGTCGTTTACTGACTTTCGCCTGAGACGTTCGTTGAACGCCTCGCAGGAGTCgcgcaaaaacaaagcttCACTCCAAACTTTAAACAAAGCAATGCAGAGTGTCAGACAATAAAGAAGTCGTTTCAACGCTGGAGCTGGGCAGTGAAACTTTTGagcatttaacattaaatacgTAGGCCCGTACCTTACGTAGTGGGTGAGTAATAGATTCATAAGTAATTAATGTGACTGCACACTATGTACACTTGCACCAAAGACAAATAGACAATATTGCGATAAGAATCTAGGCGGTTGCAAAGGTGTTTGCTTAGAAAAAAATGCTACAACTTGGAACACAGCTTGcgaaattcattaaaaaaaacattaataataCTTTATATAGTTTGACCTTCAAGTaattatttgccttttgccttgcTTTGGCCAAATATGttgcacaattttcaatttcattggGTTGAAAATCCAAAGCATAAATGGTTGCCTTGTGCTTGGCGCCCGTTTTGGCCCCAAACaggttttttatgctttgttttggTCAATAGCATGCAGGTCAACGACAATACcaaatatacatacgtatatatgtatacaaatgcTCAGATACAAATACAGTACGTGCCACAAGCAACAAGTTGCGCATAAAAgcgtaaattcaattaaaaattcacttTTTAATGCGTCATTATCATTTTGTGTTGtctttacaatttatttcaattcttcttgttgctgtctgtATATGTCTCACGTGTTGAGTCTTATCAAAGGAAATGAGCAtccattaacaacaaaattgcccttatatatatataaagtcagcaaaattacttttaagtttacttttaaaatgaaatacataattaaaaattctatgaAATGAAAcatataatgaaatatataatataaaatacataatataaaattctaaatttataCACGTAAATACTGCAGTACTTAGTTTGTGTATTACCATagcttaaactaattaaaagttatCTTGATGTATAAACTATGCAGAGCTACATGGGTGGGGATAGAACATTTTTAAGGAAAAGGGAAAAAAAGGCgagttgattaaattaaatatagctcgaacaatatttattaaaaactattcgCGGTTAATGAACTAGGAATATTCCTGCAAATTTAcaaagaattttaataaattactaaaatttattacagtGCCCGCAAAGTTTACAGAAAATAAGTAGCATATTAAAAGTGCGGCCTATGCTTTAGTTTCAAGTGtgtatttttatcttttacAATGACAAGtgtttgccaaaataaatgaaagcgaACTACATATAGAATGTGTTTCAATGgaaagacaacaaaaacaattacataTTGACAGCAGCCACTATTGATGATGACGCGACTTATTTAGTTGCCTTTGCATATACTAAcacaatatatttgttgttgttcttctaTATTTGTTACTATAGACTTTGTAGACTGAGCAAGCCGCCCAACATGACGGAGAACGTGGAACTGATGAATAAGTATGGTGAGCCATTGCGCTACGACAGAAACTTTCAGGGACCAAGAGAACGTGATCGCAGTTGCACGGATGTGCCatgtctgctgctgtttgtacTATTCCTGGGCTGTTGGGGCTATATAGCACACTATGCTGTAAGCCATGGCGATCTCAACAAGTTGATGGTGCCCACGGATATGTATAATCGTAAATGCGGCATAGATTCCAATGTGCTAAACAAGCCGTATTTGTTCTTTTTTAATCTGGATCAATGCATTGATCCGCTGGTGCCCATAACTGGCTGCAATACACCTCAGGTGAGTGTTAGAAACAGctagaaacaaaaatataaagtaaatcaCTTGGCTATTTGCAGGTATGCATAGAACGCTGTCCCAGCGAAACATTCGTCTACGACACCATGAAGAATCAGCCCTTTGCGGAGCTAAAGAATCGACTCATCTGCATAACAGATGCGGACAAGGCAGCCATTAGCTCCAAGTCGGACATCGAACGCGCTATAAATGAACATCGCTGCGCGCGTTATTATATTAGAAGTCAACAGTTTCTGAATCGCTGCATGTTTGAGTTTTCGGATCAGCTCTGTGAATTGCTGCCCAGCGTGCTGTTTCGCAATAGACGCAATGCAGACTTGAGGCTACCAGGCAATGCCAGCTATGCAGAGcgtgagctggagctgcaggcAATGGCTTTAAGTTTGCAAAGCGAGCCACAGGCACGACTGTCGGCGCCGCCGTCTGTGGCTAGACAAGTGCCAGTGGAGGAGAAGGTGGGCCAGTGCAGGCGACAGCAGCTCAATGGCGCTGTTATAAAGGAGAAAATGATGCAAACAGATACGCGTCTAGCCAAGCTGGTGGGCAATCTGGTAGCGCACTTCAATAACGGCACACACGATGCGCAGCGCTTGGGCGAGGAAATTGTGGAGGATGTAGTCAACTCTTGGAAAATAGTGCTAATGGCTTTGTTCTGCACGCTCATCGCTTCGCTGCTGTTTATCTCGCTGATGCGTTGGCTAGCGGCGCCAATACTTTGGTTCTCCATATTCGGCGTGCTGCTGGGACTGCTCGCCGCGCTCTACTATAGCATTAAGCAGTATATATTTTGGCGTGATACGGCTACAGTGCCGTTGCATGATCTCAACTTGCAACGTCGCTGGCAAAATTTGCTGCAAGAGTCTAGCACTTGGTTATACCTAAGCATATTTctatgtttttgctttgtcgTCATACTGCTGTTGGTCATTGTGCTGCGCAAGCGCATacgcattgccattgccctGACCAAGGAAGGCAGCAAAGCGGTGAGCACAGTCATCAGCACAGTATTCTTTCCCATATTCTCTTGGGTGCTGTATATAGCTGCCATAGCGTTTGCTATTGGCGTGGGCCTGTACTTGGGTTCCATTGGCAAATACTCTTTTCGCATGGTGCGTCGTCTAACTGCAGCTGGCGAGTTGACTAACGAGCCTTGCATTTGCTCCGGACCTGCTATTAACTATACCATTGGCACTGCCTGTGAACCGCAATTATTTCAACAATATTGTTCGGTTCAGCAACGTGGCTTTGCCTGCGTTGATACCACTTGCAGCTTTGTCGAAATCGATAATCCGCCGCTCATACGCTGGAGCATGGCCTACAATATCTTTGGATTTTTGTGGCTCAGCTTTTTCATCTCCGCCTTCAGCGACATGGTGCTGGCGGCCACGTTTGCGCGTTGGTATTGGACATTCAAAAAGCGCGATGTGCCCTACTTTACGCTTACACACGCCTTTTGCCAAACAGCCTTCTATCATCTGGGCACCTTGGCCTTTGGCTCACTGATTCTCGCCATTTGCAGAATGATACGCATAATATTAGAATACATTGATTCTAAACTCAAGAAATACGACAATGTTGTCACACGCGCTATTCTCTGCTGCATGCGCTGCTTCTTTTGGCTGCTGGAGTCTTTCTTGCGTTTCCTCAATCGCAATGCTTACATAATGTGCGCCATACATGGCAAAAATttctgcagcagcgccaaggATGCTTTCAATCTGCTCATGCGCAACTTTTTGCGTGTGGTTACCTTGGATAAAGTCACAGACTTTTTATTCTTCTTATCAAAAGTTCTACTTACTGCCGGCGCTGGCGTCTCCACCTACTATTTTCTGGTTAACAATCCAGCCGTCATACAATTGAATCACAATGCCGTGCCCACTACAGTGGTGGTCATTGGTGCCTTTTTGATTACCAGCGTATTCTTTGGCGTCTACTCCATGGCTGTAGATACGCTGTTCCTATGCTTTTTGGAGGACTGTGAGCGCAATGATGGCACGCCCGAGAAACCCTACTTTATGTCCAAGCAGCTAATGAAGATACTGGGTAAACGCAATAAATTGCCGCCACGTGCAAGGCGCAGCAAGTAGGCGcaaatagacagacagaccacCAAAGCAATATACAGCCACAAAGTTTATAGAACTTGGTTCACATCCATTGTAAATGAGagtgcaaatttatgttagcaatagaaaaagcaaaagaaaacatacataacgtttttttttatcattatcattaacATATTCAAGAACCTCTGGTTGTAAATTGATTATTGCTCACACAGTAAAAGGGCTAActgcaattatatatatatatctttaatGAAGTATTCCCTAGATTTGCCAATACTATAATTACTGCATAAAATACatacttaaattaatattttgtgacTCAGCATAGAACTCTGCATATAAACGGGTGCTCAAAACGTTGGAAAATTTTGTTGTGATAACAGCTGaggcatattaaatattgaaaacgAAAGACAGACCAAAAGCATAACAGTTATGTTATTCTACACATGTATATAATctcgaaaatgaaaaaaaataaaaaatgaagcaataattataaactaacaattttaacaattatatCTAAGCCACATTAACAATATGTATTACAAActtcttatttattaatattaaaagtttgattttgtttgtgaattgaatttaaataaaaactgaatttCATATGGAAACTAATTTAATAcgctaataaattgttaataatttttacaatataatTGACAAACATAAAAGACTATATGGAAATATCGTTTAAAACGCTATCGCttatattttgcagctcaTCATCGTTGTCTAGTTTGAAATCCAGCTCAAATTTTTTGCTGAGCTTGGTTAAAAGATCATCATCAGCGTTTTCCCTGCTGCTCTGCAGCACTTGTGAATCctgaaaaaataaagtaatcaATTATAGTATGAATTTAGTAATACTTGTGTTTTTCAGCTGCCTACATCAAATGTTTGATCATTGATCAGCAAACGAGGTGTAGCCGGACTTCCCCGAGCCACTAGCGCGTCTAATCGTCCCGAGGGTGAAGTGCTTAGATTTTGCACATTAAGCGAGGCATCCAAGACTTTCAACATTGCAGTGCTCTTCTTGGCGATCAATGAGTTACCACTAGAATCAGCTGGCAAGCGTTCCACAAGTGTGCAATCACTGCAACTAAGCGGTGTCTTGGCAGCTTCGGCTTGCGGCGTTGTTGGCACAGCTGGTGGCTGCTCATCCAAACCGAACGTTGCCTGCatttttttccatttgctgCCCAAACTGCTGAGATTCATTTGTGACGATTCCTTTGTTTTTGTcgactttttgtttatagtgcgcagcagctgcatgggATCAATTCTTTTCGAGCGATTCAAAGTATTATTCAGATCTGTGTCgtgctccagctgcagttgctgtggcTTGGGCTTGCGTGCTGAACGTGGAGCTGTGAATAAACTTAAGgttaataaacaaagtatttgcacattttattcTACAGTTACCCAGCAAATTCTCAAACTGCTTGGCTGTGAAATCATCCTGCAGTGGCAAACGCACTTGTCCACCACTGACCGCGCTCAACATTTCAGGCTTAATAGGTGGTGTagaaacaaatttcattagcagcgtattattaatattatccAATGCGCGCAGCGGTGTATTTGGCGTTAACATGTCTGAACTTGTTGCATTGCCGCTTATGTTACTGCTGTGTCCCTTGGCGCGAGTATTTAAATTCTTCACCAAGCCATTTacttgctgctccagctgctgcagtgcagTGTGTATATCCTTCAAATCTGCAGTAATGAACTCATTGGACTCAGTATGATGATCGTTGGCATCCAATTGCTCCGCTACAGCTTCGCTTATGTTGTTAAAAACGTTAAGCATCGCATTTATTCTAACGGTGTtgcctacaaatatttataaatattaatgtaatGGTTATATCCAAACTA encodes:
- the LOC108604516 gene encoding CTL-like protein 2; translated protein: MTENVELMNKYGEPLRYDRNFQGPRERDRSCTDVPCLLLFVLFLGCWGYIAHYAVSHGDLNKLMVPTDMYNRKCGIDSNVLNKPYLFFFNLDQCIDPLVPITGCNTPQVCIERCPSETFVYDTMKNQPFAELKNRLICITDADKAAISSKSDIERAINEHRCARYYIRSQQFLNRCMFEFSDQLCELLPSVLFRNRRNADLRLPGNASYAERELELQAMALSLQSEPQARLSAPPSVARQVPVEEKVGQCRRQQLNGAVIKEKMMQTDTRLAKLVGNLVAHFNNGTHDAQRLGEEIVEDVVNSWKIVLMALFCTLIASLLFISLMRWLAAPILWFSIFGVLLGLLAALYYSIKQYIFWRDTATVPLHDLNLQRRWQNLLQESSTWLYLSIFLCFCFVVILLLVIVLRKRIRIAIALTKEGSKAVSTVISTVFFPIFSWVLYIAAIAFAIGVGLYLGSIGKYSFRMVRRLTAAGELTNEPCICSGPAINYTIGTACEPQLFQQYCSVQQRGFACVDTTCSFVEIDNPPLIRWSMAYNIFGFLWLSFFISAFSDMVLAATFARWYWTFKKRDVPYFTLTHAFCQTAFYHLGTLAFGSLILAICRMIRIILEYIDSKLKKYDNVVTRAILCCMRCFFWLLESFLRFLNRNAYIMCAIHGKNFCSSAKDAFNLLMRNFLRVVTLDKVTDFLFFLSKVLLTAGAGVSTYYFLVNNPAVIQLNHNAVPTTVVVIGAFLITSVFFGVYSMAVDTLFLCFLEDCERNDGTPEKPYFMSKQLMKILGKRNKLPPRARRSK
- the LOC108602304 gene encoding augmin complex subunit dgt6 — translated: MDRTMIAPWKAEEKEQSEKLHKKLQGLSLLYTMSDEMLKVFTWDMFLKPNQTAFFQVMHYLFRILDPPEFKRRFFWPITDKKSEANFRSSTVEYLKHLNEKHKLQWTNIKSYLVVMPGGMKFINFVLDLVTFVVQELTKQREKVLLAEGYDLAGLRNLSVKQMHEQSSFMKEYASAYIEQLEQHSAILREGKNKISQKYNEIGAATGIEVSTLLDDQFIDALAAHNRMLCEEKITAPAARYALLEAPLTALAEAMEQFQAKRLEHKHSNEAADKTLQGMQKLFNVDVAPSSGNSNTVRINAMLNVFNNISEAVAEQLDANDHHTESNEFITADLKDIHTALQQLEQQVNGLVKNLNTRAKGHSSNISGNATSSDMLTPNTPLRALDNINNTLLMKFVSTPPIKPEMLSAVSGGQVRLPLQDDFTAKQFENLLAPRSARKPKPQQLQLEHDTDLNNTLNRSKRIDPMQLLRTINKKSTKTKESSQMNLSSLGSKWKKMQATFGLDEQPPAVPTTPQAEAAKTPLSCSDCTLVERLPADSSGNSLIAKKSTAMLKVLDASLNVQNLSTSPSGRLDALVARGSPATPRLLINDQTFDDSQVLQSSRENADDDLLTKLSKKFELDFKLDNDDELQNISDSVLNDISI